The region TCCTCCTGGTTGACGTGAACTCTCCTTTCTCTCAGAGCGTACATCCCTGCCTCTGTGCAAACACCCTAAAAAATACGCACacgagaaaatgaaataaatgcctTCATTTACCACCCAACTGCTACCATTTAGTGGGCCAATCGTACCTTGACCTCAGCACCAGAAGCTCCAGGCATCAGCTCTGCAATCTTCCTAAGATTAATGCCACGTGTCAGGTTCATCTTCCTGGAGTGGATCTTCAGGATGTCCAGACGGGCCTAACGGTGCAGAATTAAGATGTGCTCAAATACAAGGCCCACAGCATGTAAAAGTTTCCGTATATACTGTGTAGGCTGTGCAAGTGACTACCTCTTCATTTGGAGGGGGGAACTCAATCTTTCGGTCGATCCTTCCTGGCCTGAGCAGAGCCGAGTCCAGGATGTCAATACGGTTGGTGGCCATAATGACCTGAGAGACAAAGTTGTTTTTAGTCAAATTcaaaaaattaaacaagttgATATAGTAATTAGGACTTTGATAATTAAAgtgtatacaaaaaaaatactgtgcATTGTGAGAACCATATTAAAGCATTTGTAATCAATATATAACCatttaataaatggtttataaacACACTGATGTAGTTGTAAGCAGATTAAGGTATTTTTAAGTGTCATTTGatatatttgtcaacaacaACTAACGTCTATCTATAAACAGATGAATGAAGGACAGTATAACAGTGGCAATAACAATGTTTTCATAGTATAATTTACACTTGTTGAACATAAACACTATCTGGCAGGTTTGGCCGACATGCGGTCTTTCAGAGGCTGTAGAGGGCTCCGTTTTACAACTTAAGTGAAGATATTGGTACCACATATCAGAAACTAGATGAGCTAAGGCATCCATTTGTTCTAACCATGACATGCTAGTTTGTCGGAAAAGGGGACTACATTTTGGCGAAGGAAAAACTGGCATAGCCCTTGACCTCAAGATATCTAAATGAAAATGGGTTCTATGGGTACCCACGAGTCTCCCCTTTACAGACATGCCCACTTTATGCTAATCCCTGATCACTATGCAGTTTCTCATGCAGTACAGTTTTGGCGATTCTAAACTGGtgtatttgaatatttctgcataCTGGGGTCCCTAAACTTGGGAGTTgcataattagaaaaggctaaATTCTCAAATGGTTAAACTCAGCAACTAATCGGTGTAACAAATGGTATCAACCCAAAAATTGCTGCAACAACTCATGACATAAGTGAGCATGATGGATAGCCATCATACTAAAGTTCTATGCCCTTATACACACcacaatatattttaattaactcattttgtatttatgaaaaaaactaCTGGAGCTACATGTCAAATTAATCTTCAGGTTCCCAGCTTTCAGATGAAGTACACCACTTCTATGTAGCATATACTGTTGACCTTTTATCTACCCTGAACATCCTCTGCCCCCACCCCTCAGACAAACAGGGGGCAGAATGCTAAGTGGTTAAAAATGTCCTTATATCTGCTTAAAACTAATTCATGTTTTCATATACTGCTCGGGGGGTTTAAGCAAAGTACGACCAAAGAAACATACTGTAAGTGAGGGAGGGGCTGTCCTATACACACTATAAAACCACTAAACACTAAAAAATTTACATAATACATAACACAATTAGTCAATAAATATGTGAAAAGTCCATGTGATCAGTGAACTATTTCACGTGTGTGTTACCTTGATGTTCTTGGTGGCCTCGAAGCCGTCCAGCTGATTGAGCAGCTCCAGCATTGTCCTCTGCACCTCGCTGTCACCACCCGATCCGCCCTCCAGGCGAGACGACCCGATGGAGTCAATCTCGTCCATGAAGATGATGGAGGGAGCATGTTCTCTGGCCATGACGAACAGCTCACGCACCATGCGGGCCCCTGCCGCAAGAGAGGGGGAAGAATCAAGCTTATACAACCAGAGAGGTTTAATTAGTTTTTGAAAAATTAAGAATGGAAATTAATTTGATAAAAGTATTAAGAAGAGACACCGGAGCTAAATGATTTGTCTTGCCCgttgattgttgttgtttgttgcgCCTAACGGTTTGCTGAtggattttctttttgcatgtaatgcaatgttttgaatatatacaatgtatataaatgttaaaGTGTGAGATTTGTGTGTcggaccccaggaagactagctgACATCATGCCGttagctaatggggatcctgatcaaataaaactaaaataagctCACCCTCTCCAATGAACTTCTGGACCAGCTCAGAGCCGGACACCCTGATGAAGGTACAGTCAGTATGGTGGGCCACAGCTCTGGCCAGCAGGGTCTTCCCTGTACCTGGGGGACCGTACAGCAGCACGCCCTGCACACATTCAAAGCAAAAAACGGAAATGAAAACCACCCGTACACTGACAAACGGAGAAAACATAcgactagagctgcaacaattacttcaatgtcagaaaattaatctgcaactattttataCATCTATTAATTTGTTTCAGTCACTTCAAGCAACAATGACAAAATGTCTGTGGttgcagtttttcaaaatgtgttgAATTGCTCCTTAacagttttatatcattgttaactgaatatctgtgggttttggactgttgggtggcaaaacaagacatttgaaaacatcaCCTCAGGCTTAAGGATATTGTGATGGCCATTTTtgcacagtttaaaaaaataaaaataaaaaaagttttatagaTGACACGATTGAGAAgataattctttttttctaaacaaCCCTTCGGAAATCTCTGAACTAATCTCAAAATGtgtataaacttttttttacaaaagcaacAATATACAGAGTGGCTTTAGACACTGTTATCTGAAAGGCCCAGTGTcgccactagggctgcacgattatggccaaaatgataatcagttattttgatcaatatattgatcacgattaattatcgtgtctgtgactgtctacatctaaactaaactgcgcggtgcagggaacaactctgattggctcacgGAGGCAtgtgatcagagagtggtttacggagctttggaaaaaaaacaaaaactttgatacagagGGTTCTATGAAcagaatgaagcattttaaatatcgctcgatcacgtgaatttgatcgtgggaagccaaaatcgtgattaaaattcgaTTAATTGTGCCGCACTAGTCACCACCATATCAGTCTTGCAGAAATGTCTCCCTATCAGCTTCAGGAGCacacttttgtatttgtagtgtaACCTATTCTGTGACCTTCTTACAACGGAGGCAAAACAAAAAGGGGACTGTCCCCTTTAAGATATATTATACAGCTCTTGTGCAATATCAGCTCTCCTTTAAATCACCCACCTTAGGCTGTGCAATGCCTAAAGCCTCAAACAGCTCTGGGTGCTTGACAGGCAGCTCAATCACTTCCTTGATCTCCTTGATCTGCTTATCCAGGCCACCAATCATTTCATAGGTAGAGTCTGGCACCTTCTCCACCATCATAAGGGATACCAGGGGGTCCACCTTGTTGGGCAAGATCTTGTGCAGGGTGTAGCTGTCGTTACGCAGAGCCACGCGACAATTGGGAGTCACCTAATGCAGAAATGATAAAGGAATGTAAGAATACTTCAGGTTTTAGGTTTCCTgacatttaaagaaaacaattcTTCTGTGCTGGTGTGCAGGACAAAAACAAGGACTTGAACAAAGAAAATCCTGCACACAGCTCTTGCTGCAACAtcatttattaaagaaaactAACGTTTTGGTTGTTCCGGACATGAAATCCTCCAGAGGAGCAAGTATGGCTCAATTGATTTGCTATTCAGTCTTGTGCTATGGTGGTTACAAGTGAAAGgcataatgtttgttttgcaAGTGTTcggttttgttgttgtaaagagAACAGTGGGAAAACTATTCAAGTACTCCAACTAGCAACCATTAAATGACAACAACTATAATACTAACATCATTGATGTCAATGTTCTTGTCCACATCCACGACAAATTTTCCTTCTGGATGGACCTGAAAATGATGAGAAGATAATTGATGTTAATTTAAACTCAATTACTACTCAAAATATAGTTTGGTACAAAGTATAAGTACACAGCATACCTTGACAAGCACTTTCTTTTTGTCCATGACTCTAACCACTTCTCCTACATAGGACCCCTGCTCCTGTAGTAACTGCAGCTCCTCACGAAGGAGACgcactgagacaaaaaataGAACAATATATTTTTACCCATGGGGAGAGTTTATGTACAGATCTATGTGATagaatgaaatatttaaaaacaaactgatGATGCAGTGATGAACAGTTTACCTTTGGCATTGAGCTCATTTCTCTGTGCCTGCAGTCGCCTGAGATTTTGGCTCTTGTCATTTACGGTCAACTattcaagagaaaaaaagaaaaaaaaagagcggTTCAGGATTGACAGGCTAACAGAAGTTGTGCAATCTAaagtgtgatttatggttctgcagaggctccaagcagctttcgccatagcctacgtaagtggcctgaagtttatacttgtgcgttggtgtgtggggagtgtgtggtagagcgagtgagagagtgactgcGATTaccttcggagcgagtagcgactctagaggcatagtgggagaaacaaatggcgtttttccattacatggtacctgctcgactcaacTTCttgggttttccattatgaaaaaaagtccctggtacctgccaacaggtactttttttagtatcacctccatcaaggttccaagcgagctgaggcgataccaaaaggtgacgtgaaaacctgcagactactgattggtcggagagaatgtcactaatcactgcgtcataaTTGCTAACGACAGACGGGGGTgccctgaacaaacccgccacttttaaatagtttagccagcggtgtttttttgctgcctccagcttcttttgaaacaaaaatttgtcttctggctgtgtcaacagccacatgccgagaatcaaaaacacaccttcgacgttctgtgtgtgtgtcgcgatAGGTcatggcagtttcctgcggaGTCGCTagaacgaccagccacgctcgccatgaggcggtactaaatctacAATGGAAAAGGGAGGACGGGACATCGCGGCCGAGTCGAGCCGAGCTgatactagcagtgggtaaccGCCAAAAGTGtctccctgtgctttctgaccatgttgggaaatctgtagcaggaaaatttgaccctctccttgattgcatgttgtttttggagaaggagaacccggaaatgagtagggggaaatgcaatgctaccaagccacagccaAGCGACGTAGGCTACGGCGTGGGGTCGGTATCTCCACACACCAACAgtgtagatttaacgcagaagcataaatcacccTTAAGTCACACCAACGGCTAAAAGTTTGCAGATATGTTCTTACCTGTAACTCTTCTATCTTAGACAAGTAGTACTGCCGGAGACCTGAGCCACCTTTACTCTCCCCCATCTCCATCtgtcaatgaaaataatcatcaaatttta is a window of Sander vitreus isolate 19-12246 chromosome 21, sanVit1, whole genome shotgun sequence DNA encoding:
- the psmc5 gene encoding 26S proteasome regulatory subunit 8, whose amino-acid sequence is MEVDGADHMEMGESKGGSGLRQYYLSKIEELQLTVNDKSQNLRRLQAQRNELNAKVRLLREELQLLQEQGSYVGEVVRVMDKKKVLVKVHPEGKFVVDVDKNIDINDVTPNCRVALRNDSYTLHKILPNKVDPLVSLMMVEKVPDSTYEMIGGLDKQIKEIKEVIELPVKHPELFEALGIAQPKGVLLYGPPGTGKTLLARAVAHHTDCTFIRVSGSELVQKFIGEGARMVRELFVMAREHAPSIIFMDEIDSIGSSRLEGGSGGDSEVQRTMLELLNQLDGFEATKNIKVIMATNRIDILDSALLRPGRIDRKIEFPPPNEEARLDILKIHSRKMNLTRGINLRKIAELMPGASGAEVKGVCTEAGMYALRERRVHVNQEDFEMAVAKVMQKDSEKNMSIKKLWK